Proteins encoded in a region of the Flavobacterium sp. MDT1-60 genome:
- the bglX gene encoding beta-glucosidase BglX — protein sequence MKRQIKKYAFLLLIVFGNGYAQSKKHLDVNKPIEDRISLLMKEMTLEEKVGQMNQYNGSWDVTGPKPESGSNEEKYNNIKKGLVGSMLSIRGVKEVRAVQKIAVEETRLGIPLIFGFDVIHGYKTLSPIPLAEAASWDLEAIKNSARVAAVEASASGLNWTFAPNVDISNDARWGRVMEGAGEDPYLGSKIATARVNGFQGESLSANTAIIACAKHFAGYGFVEAGREYNSVDMSNSKLYNSVLPPFKAAVDAGIRTFMNSFNTLNGVPATGNSFLQRDILKGAWKFNGFVVSDWASIAEMITHGYAADGADAAQKAAIAGSDMDMESNVYVTELAQLVKKGVVKESVIDDAVRRILRVKFELGLFDNPYKYCDEAREKSSIGNKANNDAVLDMAKKSIVLLKNTLPQGRNEKLLPLKKEGVKIALIGALANDKTSPLGSWRIAADDNTAISVLEGMQQYKNNTLVYEKGTDVALNKQVFVDEVKINTTDFSGFEAAKKAAKQADVVVMVLGEIGFQSGEGRSRTELGLPGNQQQLLEEVYKANPNVILVLNNGRPLALPWAAENIPAIVEAWQLGTQSGNAIAQVLYGDYNPSGKLTMSFPRNVGQCPIYYNLYNTGRPTNKDQNAFWSHYIDVEKTPLYPFGYGLSYTSFEYKNLKLAKTSFQKGEKIELTVDVTNTGNVDGKEVVQLYVNDVAASVVRPVKELKGFELIALKKGETKTVQFTLTDKELGFYDNNGEFLTESGLFNVMVGWNSNEGLTSKFELK from the coding sequence ATGAAAAGACAAATTAAGAAATATGCATTTTTGCTGCTAATCGTTTTTGGAAATGGATATGCGCAATCAAAAAAACATCTGGATGTCAATAAGCCAATTGAAGACCGGATTTCACTTTTGATGAAAGAAATGACATTAGAAGAAAAGGTAGGGCAAATGAATCAATACAATGGTTCATGGGATGTTACGGGGCCAAAACCAGAATCAGGTTCTAATGAAGAAAAATACAATAATATAAAGAAAGGACTGGTAGGTTCTATGCTGAGCATAAGAGGCGTTAAAGAAGTAAGAGCCGTACAAAAAATAGCTGTTGAAGAGACCCGTCTTGGAATTCCGTTAATTTTTGGTTTTGACGTTATACATGGCTATAAAACACTCAGCCCTATTCCACTGGCAGAAGCTGCAAGTTGGGATCTGGAAGCCATTAAAAATTCGGCGCGTGTTGCTGCTGTTGAAGCTTCTGCTTCCGGATTAAACTGGACTTTTGCACCTAATGTAGATATCTCTAATGATGCAAGATGGGGACGAGTAATGGAAGGTGCCGGAGAAGATCCTTATCTGGGCAGTAAAATTGCTACCGCCCGGGTTAACGGTTTTCAAGGTGAGAGTTTAAGTGCTAATACGGCTATTATTGCCTGCGCCAAACATTTTGCGGGTTATGGTTTTGTAGAAGCAGGCAGGGAGTATAATAGTGTCGACATGAGTAATTCTAAGCTGTACAATAGTGTATTACCACCTTTTAAAGCGGCAGTCGATGCCGGAATTCGTACTTTCATGAATTCATTTAATACATTAAACGGAGTACCCGCAACCGGAAATAGCTTTTTGCAAAGGGATATTTTAAAAGGGGCCTGGAAATTTAATGGTTTTGTGGTTTCTGATTGGGCTTCTATAGCCGAAATGATTACCCACGGTTACGCAGCAGATGGAGCCGATGCAGCTCAAAAAGCTGCTATTGCTGGTTCTGACATGGATATGGAATCAAATGTGTATGTAACAGAATTAGCTCAGCTGGTAAAAAAAGGAGTAGTAAAAGAAAGTGTGATCGACGATGCCGTTCGCAGAATTCTTAGAGTAAAATTTGAATTAGGTTTGTTTGATAATCCATACAAATATTGTGATGAAGCCCGTGAAAAATCAAGTATTGGAAATAAGGCCAATAATGATGCTGTTCTGGATATGGCCAAAAAATCAATTGTTCTGTTGAAGAATACTCTTCCACAGGGGAGGAATGAAAAACTGTTGCCATTAAAAAAAGAAGGAGTAAAAATCGCTTTAATTGGTGCTTTGGCAAATGATAAAACCAGTCCACTCGGAAGTTGGAGAATTGCCGCTGATGATAATACAGCAATATCGGTTCTTGAAGGAATGCAGCAATATAAAAACAATACTTTAGTTTATGAAAAAGGAACTGATGTGGCTCTAAATAAACAGGTATTTGTTGATGAAGTAAAGATTAATACAACTGATTTTTCCGGATTTGAAGCCGCTAAAAAAGCCGCAAAACAAGCGGATGTTGTGGTAATGGTTTTAGGTGAAATTGGTTTTCAAAGTGGAGAAGGACGTAGTAGAACTGAATTAGGTCTGCCTGGTAATCAGCAGCAATTATTAGAGGAAGTCTACAAAGCAAATCCTAATGTTATTTTGGTTTTAAACAATGGGCGTCCGCTTGCATTACCGTGGGCAGCAGAAAATATCCCTGCTATTGTTGAAGCCTGGCAGTTAGGCACCCAATCCGGAAATGCAATTGCACAGGTTTTGTACGGAGATTACAACCCAAGTGGTAAGCTGACAATGTCATTCCCAAGAAACGTAGGGCAGTGCCCAATTTATTACAATTTATACAATACAGGAAGACCAACCAATAAAGATCAAAATGCTTTTTGGTCGCATTATATTGATGTCGAAAAAACACCATTATATCCGTTTGGTTATGGATTAAGCTATACTTCTTTTGAGTATAAAAATCTGAAATTAGCAAAAACCTCCTTCCAGAAAGGAGAGAAAATTGAACTAACTGTAGATGTTACCAATACCGGAAATGTTGATGGCAAAGAAGTAGTTCAATTGTATGTAAATGATGTTGCTGCCAGTGTGGTAAGGCCAGTTAAAGAATTAAAAGGTTTTGAGCTGATTGCATTAAAAAAAGGAGAAACTAAAACCGTTCAGTTTACTTTAACAGATAAAGAGCTTGGATTTTATGACAACAATGGTGAATTTTTAACAGAATCCGGTCTGTTTAATGTTATGGTCGGCTGGAATTCTAATGAAGGACTTACCAGTAAATTTGAACTAAAATAA
- a CDS encoding alkaline phosphatase — protein sequence MKKLIVLFCLHFFLFAQAQEYSSTNIHSHNDYDYAGKLPFYEAYSNETGVIEADVFIVNNDLPVAHSSKEITTYNTLRSLYLDPLANKLKNLGGKAYPDNKPLILMIDIKSDADATLKLIVQQLKTYPDLISNKNLKVVISGNRPSPANWKDYPEFIYFDGRLNENYTSEQLSRVEMISEDLKEITVWNGKGVMTQTDSEKVKAIIKKVHDQNKKIRFWGTQDNVNTWMTLMTLKVDYIATDNVPTLTQFISSIKTTFYQNTEFHQAYVPKNGSSFSKKKPKNVILLIGDGMGLTQIYAGYTANKGQLSLFNIPTQGLSITKSSDSYITDSAAGATAMATGHKTNNRFISVDENGKRLELITQQLAKKNYKTAIISAGNITDATPAAFYAHQPERSYNEPIAQDFLANPSDILIGGGPKEFYSRKDGKDLSKILIEKGYTFSDKFSSLDTIKNAKFIVLDDASVVSMKAGRGEFLTKSLAKATSTFSKSKNPFFIMAEGAQIDYGGHQNNVEYVVREMLDFDKVVGQAMEFVDKNPETLLIVTADHETGGLSLIDGNIEKGYVHGSFSTNDHTAVSVPVFAYGPGAQNFMGVYQNIEIYTKILEVLFAK from the coding sequence ATGAAAAAATTAATAGTCCTTTTTTGCCTTCATTTCTTCCTGTTTGCACAAGCACAGGAATACAGTTCTACAAATATTCATTCTCATAATGATTATGATTATGCGGGTAAGCTTCCTTTTTATGAAGCTTATTCTAATGAGACCGGCGTTATCGAAGCCGATGTTTTTATAGTAAATAACGATTTGCCAGTTGCGCATAGTTCAAAGGAAATTACGACTTACAACACGCTTAGAAGCTTGTATCTAGATCCTTTAGCCAATAAACTAAAGAATTTAGGAGGTAAAGCATATCCTGACAATAAACCTTTAATTTTAATGATCGATATTAAGTCAGACGCTGATGCAACCCTGAAATTAATTGTGCAGCAATTAAAAACATATCCAGATCTTATTTCGAACAAAAATCTAAAAGTGGTTATTTCAGGAAACAGACCTTCTCCGGCAAACTGGAAGGATTATCCTGAATTTATTTATTTTGACGGAAGACTGAACGAAAATTATACTTCAGAGCAATTATCCCGTGTCGAAATGATTAGCGAGGATTTAAAAGAAATTACAGTTTGGAATGGCAAAGGTGTAATGACACAAACTGATTCCGAAAAAGTGAAAGCCATCATTAAAAAAGTTCACGATCAGAATAAAAAAATCAGATTCTGGGGAACTCAGGATAATGTAAATACGTGGATGACTTTGATGACTTTAAAAGTGGATTATATAGCTACGGATAATGTTCCGACACTAACACAATTCATCAGTAGTATAAAAACAACTTTTTATCAAAATACCGAGTTTCATCAGGCTTATGTACCTAAAAATGGATCGTCATTTTCTAAAAAGAAACCTAAAAATGTAATTTTATTAATTGGCGACGGAATGGGGCTTACTCAAATTTATGCAGGTTATACGGCAAATAAAGGGCAGTTAAGTTTATTTAATATTCCAACGCAGGGACTTTCTATAACCAAATCTTCGGATAGTTATATTACGGATTCGGCTGCCGGTGCAACGGCAATGGCAACGGGACATAAAACCAATAATAGATTTATTAGTGTTGATGAAAACGGAAAGCGATTGGAGTTAATTACACAACAACTGGCGAAGAAAAATTATAAAACGGCCATTATTTCAGCAGGAAATATTACCGATGCTACTCCGGCTGCTTTTTATGCCCATCAACCAGAGAGAAGTTATAATGAACCTATAGCTCAGGATTTTTTAGCAAATCCGTCAGATATTTTGATTGGAGGAGGACCAAAGGAGTTTTATTCAAGAAAAGATGGTAAAGATTTGTCTAAAATTTTAATTGAAAAAGGGTATACTTTTTCGGATAAATTTAGCAGTCTTGACACGATCAAAAATGCTAAATTTATTGTTTTAGACGATGCTTCGGTAGTTTCTATGAAAGCAGGAAGAGGTGAATTTTTAACTAAATCTTTGGCGAAAGCCACCAGTACTTTCTCAAAGTCTAAAAATCCGTTTTTCATAATGGCTGAAGGTGCACAAATCGATTATGGCGGACATCAAAATAATGTAGAATATGTGGTACGCGAAATGCTGGATTTTGATAAAGTTGTTGGACAAGCAATGGAATTTGTAGACAAAAACCCGGAAACACTTTTAATTGTTACAGCCGATCACGAAACAGGTGGACTTTCCTTAATCGACGGAAATATAGAAAAAGGATATGTACATGGAAGTTTTAGTACAAACGATCATACGGCCGTTTCCGTTCCGGTTTTTGCTTATGGACCGGGAGCTCAAAATTTTATGGGTGTTTACCAAAACATAGAAATTTATACTAAAATACTAGAAGTTCTTTTTGCAAAGTAA
- a CDS encoding RagB/SusD family nutrient uptake outer membrane protein: MKNLSLLLLSFVLLLGTSACESELDVVPQGAPSSGNFWKTPADAKAGVNAIYALYSDDNMYGRGFFWLNNASDDIGTKPRQNAERIKNFIVDGAESDTKDIWRLHYEVMKRCNDVIRNIPKISLDEKTKNMMLGEAYFNHAVMHLELAYHYGDDRAGIPIQDREDPTNVYVPRAKNVAENYAYIAADLVKAADLLPYFNELTPDNYGRAHKTAAWGYLVRTYLYAKDWDNAIKYANMIVNSGKHKLLDNFEDVFKIKNNWSTEYIWSVTSSAENTGLGSIFPGVCLEDKGWGVYNGWGNFYPTKELFDTYDPTDKRRSATILQKGDKFLYFGELVTFNEGKYIVSSSNRTGYQFKKYMEPFGYPKTTSGGIDIRYVNANGDKPSTALNLPLLRYADVILMLAEAKLMKGLSADTEINMIRNRAGLPSISGATLTDLKRERRCELAGEWTDRHFDLVRWGDAQATYAKPLHHYNGSVIYPARNFNPAIHHVWPIPPDEIAVSKGALTQNKGW; this comes from the coding sequence ATGAAAAATTTAAGTCTTTTATTATTGAGTTTTGTGCTTTTACTGGGCACTTCGGCTTGCGAAAGTGAACTTGATGTAGTTCCGCAAGGAGCACCGTCAAGCGGAAATTTCTGGAAAACACCGGCTGATGCAAAAGCAGGGGTAAATGCAATTTATGCCTTGTATTCTGATGATAATATGTACGGACGTGGTTTTTTCTGGCTAAATAATGCAAGCGACGATATAGGAACCAAACCAAGACAAAATGCAGAGCGTATCAAGAATTTTATTGTTGATGGAGCCGAGTCTGATACTAAAGATATCTGGAGATTGCACTACGAAGTAATGAAACGTTGTAATGATGTGATTCGTAATATTCCGAAGATTTCTTTAGATGAAAAAACGAAAAATATGATGCTGGGCGAAGCATACTTCAATCATGCGGTAATGCATTTAGAATTAGCGTATCATTATGGAGACGACCGTGCCGGAATCCCAATTCAGGACAGAGAAGATCCAACAAATGTATACGTGCCACGTGCTAAAAATGTGGCTGAAAACTATGCTTATATCGCTGCAGATTTAGTTAAAGCTGCCGATTTATTGCCGTATTTTAATGAGCTTACACCTGACAATTACGGGCGTGCTCATAAAACTGCAGCCTGGGGATATTTAGTGCGCACGTATTTGTATGCAAAAGATTGGGACAATGCTATTAAATACGCCAATATGATTGTTAATAGTGGAAAACACAAGTTGTTGGATAATTTTGAAGATGTGTTTAAAATTAAAAACAATTGGTCTACAGAATATATTTGGTCTGTAACTTCAAGTGCCGAAAATACAGGTTTAGGTTCTATTTTTCCGGGAGTTTGTCTAGAAGATAAAGGTTGGGGAGTTTACAACGGTTGGGGAAATTTTTATCCTACTAAAGAATTGTTTGATACTTATGATCCAACAGATAAAAGACGCAGCGCTACTATTTTGCAAAAAGGAGATAAGTTCCTGTATTTTGGTGAATTAGTGACTTTTAACGAAGGTAAATATATTGTAAGCTCTAGTAACAGAACGGGTTATCAGTTTAAGAAATATATGGAGCCATTCGGTTACCCAAAAACAACTTCGGGAGGAATTGATATTCGTTATGTAAATGCAAACGGAGATAAACCTTCGACAGCTTTAAATTTACCTCTTTTGCGTTACGCCGATGTGATTTTGATGTTGGCAGAAGCCAAATTAATGAAAGGTTTAAGTGCTGACACAGAAATAAATATGATTCGTAATCGTGCTGGTTTACCAAGTATTTCGGGAGCAACATTGACTGATTTAAAAAGAGAAAGACGTTGCGAATTGGCTGGTGAATGGACAGATCGTCATTTCGATTTAGTACGTTGGGGCGATGCTCAGGCGACTTACGCAAAACCTTTACACCATTATAACGGAAGCGTGATTTATCCTGCCCGTAATTTTAATCCTGCAATTCACCATGTTTGGCCAATACCACCAGATGAAATTGCAGTTAGTAAAGGAGCCCTTACGCAAAATAAAGGCTGGTAG
- a CDS encoding two-component regulator propeller domain-containing protein, whose amino-acid sequence MKNIKYILLCCFGLINCLFSQDKFENYQFRSIQETTSKRAISSIIQDNNGFIWIGTNGAGLYRYDGVNYFGYKHDKKPGSVNSNFVYATFIDSKNNLWIGTDEGLCLYNRNLDNFTRINIQDAIVKGYEQPITIKTIIEDNNGDLILGAYGFGIFKLNIKTLKASLVHSKVLEKPNFLIKCSVKNKQGIIYLGTNYGLLEIDLNGKVKQVYKDKFKREPLLDDIENLVIDKFGYLWLGTTENGLIKIKPETDNYQFENFFITKNKILSIIQSSHDYILCGTENDGLLVVNYKGEVLQKYLHSKYNNFSLKSNSVWSLYEDKEKRLWLGYFNKGLGVFDKPDNKFNSLESLVNNDNSLQTSYVTSVIKDKKGNLLISNEGGGLDIYNLTDKSYIHVNKNNQNYYSGLDAVDIQTIFIDSKQNIWVGSWDRGIYFLKSGTTRFTNYNTTNTPGLKSNRIFSFSEDSKGRIWIGTFIKGLHYFDNKNSTFVHCNTKPFADNALDEAFIRKVFVDSDNILWVGTILGLYQVNLNTDSGFRVINMRDEMFRDKTKYNSIQTILSIYESNDKKIWIGTDGEGLFSYNKKNKIFSNYDDFPGFEEKSVRAIISDNNGSLWISGGSGLTKLDFKNKQSTNFNKDDGLIDNDFNNNAVFKDGNGELYFGGYEGVNYFNPNEIKKAEKAPRLYFSDFKLFNKSVKPNEEASPLTKVISQTKEIILNHAQSVFTIEYVGINYNYSKKNQYAYYLEGFEKDWNYVGNNRTATYTNLEPGNYVFKVKSANADGSWSNVQLELKIKILPPWWKTFWAYLIYASIVVFLIIYLNKIYQNRFKARQAIILEREKTIQLEKLNNKKLQFFTNISHEFRTPLTLIINPLEDILRSKNVSRDIHNKLKIVHKSSDRLSRLINELMDFNKLEFNKIFLQVKKIEVIAFVKEIIGYFDEEAAARNITIDFESSPEELEDWLDPKMLEKIIFNIISNAFKFTPDNGFIAIAVDKLDQDNALIINGSKVPSFSITITDTGSGIHKEDLKRIFDRFYQVNNLNKDYYGSTGIGLEVVKEFVELHKGKIDVESKPGEGTKFMVTFPLGKSFYKENEIVDEVFEIEKNKNKFLFESNKKQTDDEEITNEPTIEVVEETAKAYTVLIVEDNLELRNYLKQELSKSYKVITAENGKKGYELAVQKLPDIIITDVIMPVMDGLQLCKNIKGDLKTSHIPLLMLSAKAMVNDRLEGIDSGADMYLSKPFELDILKSSLAQLITSRQIMFKKFYTGITKDGKEKTTSLDNDFIQKILHFINENLSESDLSVELLSSKVFLSRSQLYRKIKTLTGVSVNEFIRNVRLEKAKQLLEQGNKNVNINEISYKVGFTSPSYFAKCYKIKYGHLPTQEITGKE is encoded by the coding sequence ATGAAAAATATCAAATATATTCTTCTGTGCTGTTTTGGGCTTATAAATTGTTTGTTTTCTCAGGATAAATTTGAAAACTACCAATTTAGAAGCATACAGGAAACAACTTCAAAAAGGGCTATTTCTTCTATTATTCAGGATAACAATGGTTTTATTTGGATTGGTACAAACGGCGCAGGTTTATATCGATATGACGGGGTAAATTATTTTGGATACAAACATGATAAAAAACCAGGTTCAGTAAACAGTAACTTTGTTTATGCCACTTTTATTGATTCTAAAAATAACTTATGGATTGGTACAGATGAAGGCTTGTGTTTATACAACCGAAATCTGGATAATTTTACCAGAATTAATATTCAGGATGCAATTGTAAAAGGTTATGAGCAGCCAATTACTATAAAAACAATTATTGAGGATAATAACGGCGACCTCATCTTAGGGGCTTATGGTTTTGGAATATTTAAACTTAATATAAAAACCCTAAAAGCTTCTTTAGTTCACTCAAAGGTCCTTGAAAAACCAAATTTTTTAATAAAATGTTCAGTAAAAAATAAGCAGGGAATTATTTATTTAGGAACCAATTATGGCCTTTTAGAGATCGATCTAAATGGAAAAGTGAAGCAGGTTTATAAAGACAAGTTTAAAAGAGAACCTTTATTAGACGATATAGAAAATCTTGTTATAGATAAATTTGGGTATTTATGGCTTGGAACCACTGAAAATGGGTTGATAAAAATTAAACCTGAAACGGATAACTATCAATTTGAGAATTTTTTTATTACTAAAAACAAAATCTTATCTATTATACAAAGCAGTCACGATTATATACTTTGCGGTACTGAAAATGACGGTTTATTAGTTGTAAATTATAAAGGAGAAGTACTGCAAAAATATTTGCACAGTAAATACAATAATTTCAGTTTAAAATCGAATTCCGTTTGGTCATTGTACGAAGACAAGGAAAAAAGACTATGGTTAGGTTATTTCAATAAAGGGCTTGGTGTATTTGATAAGCCTGATAACAAATTTAATTCACTTGAGTCACTTGTGAATAATGATAATTCCTTACAGACTAGCTATGTAACTTCAGTTATAAAAGATAAAAAAGGCAATCTCTTAATAAGTAATGAAGGAGGAGGACTTGATATTTATAATCTTACTGATAAAAGTTATATCCACGTTAACAAAAATAACCAAAATTACTATTCCGGCCTGGATGCTGTTGATATTCAGACCATATTTATAGATAGTAAGCAAAATATCTGGGTAGGAAGCTGGGATCGCGGAATCTATTTTTTGAAAAGTGGAACTACCAGATTCACAAACTACAATACGACAAATACGCCGGGATTAAAATCAAATCGGATTTTTAGTTTTTCTGAAGATTCAAAAGGCCGAATTTGGATTGGAACCTTCATAAAAGGACTTCATTATTTTGACAATAAGAACAGCACATTTGTGCATTGTAACACTAAACCCTTTGCAGATAACGCTTTAGATGAGGCTTTTATTCGTAAAGTTTTTGTAGACTCTGATAATATTTTGTGGGTCGGAACAATCTTAGGATTATATCAGGTAAACTTAAATACCGACTCCGGTTTTAGAGTGATAAATATGCGGGATGAAATGTTCAGGGATAAGACGAAGTATAACAGTATTCAGACTATTTTATCAATTTATGAGTCCAATGATAAAAAAATATGGATAGGGACAGATGGTGAAGGACTGTTTAGTTACAATAAAAAAAATAAGATATTTTCTAATTATGATGATTTTCCAGGTTTTGAAGAAAAATCAGTTCGCGCTATCATTTCTGATAACAATGGATCTTTATGGATAAGCGGTGGATCGGGACTAACAAAACTTGATTTTAAAAACAAACAAAGTACCAATTTTAATAAAGATGACGGTCTTATTGATAACGATTTTAATAATAATGCGGTCTTTAAAGATGGAAATGGTGAACTGTATTTTGGTGGTTACGAGGGAGTAAACTATTTTAATCCGAACGAGATCAAAAAAGCAGAAAAAGCACCAAGGTTATATTTCAGTGATTTCAAATTATTCAATAAATCCGTAAAACCAAATGAAGAAGCTTCGCCGTTAACCAAAGTAATTTCTCAGACAAAAGAAATTATTCTCAATCACGCACAATCCGTTTTTACGATCGAATATGTGGGGATAAACTATAATTATTCTAAAAAAAACCAATATGCCTACTACCTTGAAGGTTTTGAAAAAGACTGGAATTATGTAGGGAATAACAGAACAGCTACCTACACAAACCTGGAGCCCGGTAATTATGTTTTTAAAGTAAAATCAGCCAATGCAGATGGTTCCTGGAGCAATGTTCAGTTAGAATTAAAAATAAAAATCCTGCCTCCCTGGTGGAAAACCTTTTGGGCTTATTTAATATACGCCTCTATTGTAGTTTTCCTGATTATATATCTCAACAAGATTTATCAAAATCGTTTTAAAGCCAGACAGGCCATAATTTTAGAAAGAGAAAAAACGATTCAGTTAGAGAAACTAAATAATAAGAAATTACAGTTTTTTACTAATATTTCGCATGAATTTAGAACACCACTAACCCTGATTATTAATCCGCTGGAAGATATTTTAAGAAGTAAGAACGTATCGCGTGACATACATAATAAATTAAAAATCGTACATAAAAGCTCAGACAGGCTTTCAAGGCTTATCAATGAGCTTATGGATTTTAATAAATTAGAGTTTAACAAAATTTTCCTTCAGGTTAAAAAAATTGAAGTGATCGCATTTGTAAAAGAAATTATCGGCTATTTTGATGAGGAAGCTGCTGCGAGAAACATAACTATTGATTTTGAATCATCACCTGAAGAGCTTGAAGATTGGTTAGATCCTAAAATGCTTGAAAAAATAATATTTAATATCATTTCAAATGCTTTCAAATTTACCCCCGATAATGGCTTTATCGCTATTGCTGTAGATAAATTAGATCAGGATAATGCATTAATAATTAATGGAAGTAAAGTTCCATCCTTTTCAATAACAATTACAGATACAGGTTCAGGAATCCACAAAGAGGATTTGAAAAGAATTTTTGATAGATTTTATCAGGTCAATAACCTAAATAAAGATTACTACGGAAGTACAGGAATTGGCTTAGAGGTGGTAAAAGAATTTGTTGAGTTGCATAAAGGAAAGATTGATGTTGAAAGTAAACCGGGAGAGGGAACAAAATTCATGGTCACATTTCCTTTGGGCAAATCTTTTTATAAGGAAAATGAAATAGTTGATGAGGTTTTTGAGATAGAAAAAAATAAAAATAAATTCTTGTTTGAATCTAATAAAAAGCAAACGGATGATGAAGAGATTACTAATGAGCCAACGATAGAGGTTGTAGAAGAAACTGCAAAAGCATATACTGTTCTGATTGTGGAGGATAATCTTGAATTAAGAAATTATTTGAAACAGGAACTGAGTAAATCCTATAAAGTCATTACGGCCGAAAACGGTAAAAAAGGCTACGAACTTGCCGTTCAGAAATTACCGGACATCATAATCACAGATGTTATTATGCCCGTAATGGACGGTTTGCAATTGTGTAAAAATATAAAGGGAGATTTAAAAACAAGTCATATTCCGTTATTAATGCTCTCTGCAAAAGCAATGGTAAATGACAGGCTTGAAGGAATAGATTCTGGTGCAGATATGTATTTGAGCAAACCATTTGAATTGGATATTTTAAAATCCAGTCTGGCGCAGCTTATTACAAGCAGGCAAATAATGTTTAAGAAATTTTATACAGGTATCACAAAAGACGGGAAAGAAAAAACAACATCCTTAGACAATGATTTCATTCAAAAAATTCTTCATTTTATAAATGAAAATCTAAGTGAATCTGACTTAAGTGTAGAGTTGCTTTCTTCTAAAGTTTTCCTGAGCAGGAGTCAATTGTATCGAAAAATAAAAACACTAACCGGTGTATCGGTAAATGAATTTATTAGAAATGTTCGATTAGAAAAAGCAAAGCAATTGCTCGAACAAGGCAATAAGAATGTTAATATCAATGAGATTAGTTATAAAGTAGGATTTACATCGCCTTCCTATTTCGCCAAATGCTATAAAATTAAATACGGGCATCTTCCTACACAGGAAATAACGGGAAAAGAGTAA